DNA sequence from the Acidothermus cellulolyticus 11B genome:
ACCCCTTGCGCCAGCGGAGAATTCGGTAAGGGGAGACTGAAGCTGGACCGAACCTCCAGGGTGCCGGAGATGTCCGCGGGTCTCGGCTGGTCGATGGCGGCGACGAGCTGAGTAGGCGAGCGGGGTGGGAGCTGGCTGGCGGTCGCCGGGTGGTGGTGAACGACGGTCGTTACCACCGCGATCACAGCGATGACGGTTGCGGCCGGCGTCCAGACCTGCAGCTGATGGGGAAGGCGCATAGTCGCAGCGTACGTCGCACACCGCGCCGCGGCCGCCGCACAAGGGCTGTGGACAACGCGCCCGCGGGCGGCCGGATTCAGCTGCACTGTCGCTATGCGCCTCGGTGAGTCCTTAAACGACGAAACGAGTCACGACGTCGGTGCGCTGCCGCCGCGGTTGGCCGGGTACGACGTCAGCGAGCTGGTCGCGATCGGTCGATACGCCGCCGTCTGGCGGGCGCGTACCGCCGTGGGCGACCGGAGTGTTGCGCTCAAGCGACCGCACGCCACCCGCGAGGCGGCAGCCCGCGTTGTCCACGAAGCGGCGATCCTGCGCGCTGCCCGCCACGACCACGTCGTCGCATTCCTCGGCCTGGAACGGGAACCTTGGCGGCAGCCTGCACCCGGCCTGCCGTGCCAGTGCCCGGTGCTCGTGACCGAGTACGCCGAGGGCGGCACCCTGGCCGAGCTGCTGGCGAACCGGATCCGGCTCTCCCCGGCAGAGGTGGTGACCCTCGGTGTGCCGATTGCCCGAGCGCTCGACTTGCTGCGCCGCCGCGGCATCCGGCACGGCGACCTGCGTCCGGCGAACATCGCCTTCACCGCCGACGGCAAGCCCCTGCTCATCGACTTCGGTCATGCGCGGTGGTGCGATGCGCCACAGCGCCGCGGCAGGCGGGGAGAGCGTCGTCCGGGCGTCGCCGGCCCAGATCCCGACGACGTTCGCGCCTTCCTCGATCTGCTGAGGCTCGCGCTGATTGGCGCGCCGCCACCGGAGCCATCGCCGCCCCTCGGCGTGCTGGCCGGGGACATTCCCGAGCCGCTGAGCCGACTTCTGGAGCTGGCCGCCGCCACCGATCCGACCACTCTGGGGCTCGAGACATTCGCTCGTGAACTGCTCGCCGCCTGCACACCCGCGCCGATCACGCTGGTCTCCCGAACGGCGGCGTCGCGCAGCGTCTCGCCGACACCTGAGGAGGCCGGCGAAGCGGCGTCAGCCGGAGCGTCCGTCGCGCCGTCGCCCGGCCGCCGATCACACTGGGCGGTGAAGCTGGCCGGCGCGCATCGGAGGCGCCGGTCTTCTCCCGTCCGTCTGTCATCCACCCGCACAGGCGTGGTGGTGGGCGCTATTGCCGTGCTGGCGGTGGCAGCGCTTGCCGCCTTGGCGCTGGTCCGCACCGGGCATGCCACCGCACGCCCGGCCCAGCTGGAGCCTGCCGACGCGGTGGCCGCGACACCGCAGGAGTCGGGGCACGATCCGGCCCGCGGTTCACCCGAGGGCCCGTCGGTGTCGGCACCGTCCGACGGAATCCCGGCGCGTCAGCCGGCGGACGCCCGAGGTACGCCGGATTGGCCGGGCGTTGTCGCCGAGTTGTACGCACGCCGTGCCCATGCATTGATCAACCGGGATCCCGCGCTGCTTGCCACGGTGTACACACCGACGTCTCCATTGGCGGCCGCAGATGGCGAGACAGTGGCGGGTCTTCGAGCGGTCGGCGCCCGCGTCGAGGGGTTCGCACCTCGCGTCCTCTCCGTGGATGTGATCCAGGCCGATCGGACGACCGCGGTGCTCCGGGTGACCGATCAATTGCCGCCGTACGGCGTGGCGACCAGCGGTGGCCGCCAGGCCAATCCGGGACGCGGCCCGGTGACCCGTCTCATCACCCTCCGCTACGTCGACGGCGAATGGCTGATCGACGCCATCGACTTGGCGGCACCCGTGAATGGGCCGACCGGCTCCTCATGACGGCACGGACCCTGTCGAGAGGGAAGGGGAAGCAGTGCGCGCACCCTCGGCCGCATCGGCCGCAGGAGGTGCGCGGTGGAGGTCAGGCCGTCCGGTGAAGCAGTTCTCCGATGACGGCGCTCGATCCTGGCTGTCGCTTCTTCGGCAGCGCGGTGATTACGGCGCGTCGCCGATCCGCGGCGGCGGTGACCGTGCCGCGGCCGCGCTCTGGGGAGCCTTGCTCTTCGGCGTCGGCGGGCTCGCGGCGCTCTCGGTCACGGTGGTTCCGTACTGGCCGGAGGCTCATCCGCGGGTGTACCAGGCGCTCGGCCTCGGACTCCTCGCGGTGGCCGGCGTTCTCGTCGGCATCCGCCACCACACGGGCCGGGTACTCCGCCACGGGCTGCTCGGCGTCGGCGTCGGCGCCGTCACCGTCGCGGTCTGGGCGGCGGGTCCCGCCCCGCAGTCCGTGCTTCCCGCGCTGTTTTACGCCTTTCCTGCGGTCTACGCGTGCCTTTATCTGCCGAGACGCGTCGCGTTCGGCTACTTGGTCGCCATCGCCGCCGCCTACCTCGGCGCGCTGGCGCTGCACTGGCGTGCGCCGATGGGCGCGCAGTGGGCCATCACCGTAGCCGCGTTCGGCGTACCTCTGCTCATCATCGTCACGTTGATTGACCGGCTCTCGGTGCAAGCCTGGTACGACGCTCTGACCGGCTTGCCGAACCGCCGGCTCGCCGACTTCCTGCTGGCCGCCGAGATGGCGGCAGCGGGACGGCACGGCCGGCCACTCACGATTGCCGTCTGCGATCTCGATGAGCTCAAGCGGATCAACGACACGCGCGGGCATCGGGCGGGGGACCAATTGCTGGCCCGGGCCGGGCGGACGTGGGCGGCCACGCTGCGCGCCGGTGACCTTCTCGCCCGGACCGGTGGGGACGAATTCCTCCTCGTGCTCCCCTCAACCACGGCGGACCAGGCCGCACAGGTGATCGAGCGGATGCGGGCGGCCGCTCCCGACATCACGTTCACCGCAGGCATCGCTACCTGGGACGGCCGGGAGCCCGACTATCGGCTGGTGCATCGGGCGGACGCCGCGCTGTACGCCGCGAAAGCCGAACGGCGCGGCACCACCGGCATCGCGTCAGCCGGCGGAGTGAGCACCGTCATCCGGTTGTAGCGATCAGCGATGGCGCGACGCCTCGCGAGTCGCTGGAAAAATGAACGAGTGGACGTCACCCACCCGCCACACCCCGGCCGATCCCATCAGGCGGCGTCCGGTGACCCGACCCTGACGGTCGCGACGGCGGCCCCATCCGTCGCCACGGGAGCCACCCGACGGGTCCTGCGCGCCGAAGTCTGGCTCGTCTTCGCGCTCAGCCTGGGTGCGAGCGGCGTCGGCGCCCTGCTCAGTCTGATCGACGATCTGACCAAGCGGCGTCCATTGGCCGTGCAGCATGCTGTCCTCAACGGCTCGGTCACCCCGGATCGGCCGTGGTTGGACCTGGCATTCCAGCTTTTTGGCATCGCCACCGGGCTCGTCCCGGTCTTTCTCGTCGCCCACTTTCTGCACCGCAACCGGGAATCCCTGGGCACCCTCGGCATCGACCGGCGTCGTCTCGGTTGGGACGTCGGTTGGGGTGCCGGGCTCGCCGCCGGCGTCGGCGGTGCCGGGCTCGCTCTGTACATCGCGGCGCACGCCGCCGGCATCAATCTGGTCGTCGTACCGACGACGCTCGGGCCGCACTGGTGGCGAATTCCTGTGTTACTGGCATCCGCCGCGCAGAACGGCATCTACGAAGAAACCCTCGTCAGCGGATATCTCCTGCACCGATTACGGCAATTCGGCTGGCGGGACGGGCCGTCGCTCGGACTGGCGGCGGTGCTTCGCGGTTCGTACCACCTCTATCAAGGATTCGGCGGATTTCTCGGGAATTTCGCGATGGGTCTCATTTTCGGCCGGGTCTATCAACGGACCGGGCGCACCCTGCCGCTGATAATCGCCCATGCGCTAATGGACGCCGCTACCTTCGTCGGCTACATTTACCTGGCCGGCAAGGTGTCGTGGCTGCCGCGCTGATCGGTGCCGCGTGTTCGGCGCCATGCGGCGGCGAGAAAATGCGAGGACGGCGCCGGAATTCAGGAACCGGAGGCGACCAACTCGCGGACCGCGGATTCGACGTCCGGGTAACCAAATGTGAACCCGGCATCGAGCAGCCGGCGGGGAATGACCCGCTGACTCACGAGCAGAAGCTGGGCCATCTCGCCGAGCAGGAGGCGCAACGCCGGCGCGGGAACCGAAAGAAGAGCAGGACGGCGCACCGCCCGGGCAATCGCCGCGGTGTACTCGGCGTTCGTCACCGGCTGGGGTGCGGTCAGATTCACCGGCCCCGACAGGTCGGAATCCAGAAGAAAACGCAGCGCGGCGACGTGGTCGGGCCGGGCGATCCAGCTCACCCACTGCCGGCCGGTCCCGAGCCGGGCGCCGAGCCCGAGCCGGAAGAGCGGGAGAACACGCGCCAGTGCCCCGCCACGGGTGGAGAGCACGATCCCGCTGCGGACGTGCACCGTCCGGATACCGGCGAGCCGCGCGGGGGCCGCGGCCTCCTCCCATTCGCGGCAGACGTTGGCAAGAAAATCCGAGCCCGGCGGGCCGTTCTCGTCAGTCTCCCGGTCCCCGGTGTCGCCATACCAGCCGATGGCCGACGCGACAAGGAAAACCCGCGGCGGTGCAGCCAGCCCGGCTAACGTCTCCGCCAATATCCGGGTGGTCTCGACGCGGCTCGCGCGGATTTCGCGTTTGTAGGACGTCGTCCAGAATCGGTCGCCGAGCCCCGCGCCTGACAGGTGCACAACGGCGTCGACGCCGTCCACGACTTTCGGGTCCGGACCGCGGCCGGCCTGCGGGTCCCAACCGACCTCGTCAGCCTGCTGAACAGCCCGGCGTACCAGACGCTGCACGCTGACGCCGTCGGCGCGCAACGACCGGACCAGTGCCGAGCCGATGAGCCCGGAGGCGCCGGAGACAAGGACTCTCATGGTCCGGCTCCCATCAGTGTCCGACGTCCGGCTCGAATCGGCCCTCTTCGAGCCGTGCCCGGACGGTGGCGAGAAAAGCTGCAGCCTCCCCGCCGTCGACCAACCGCTGATCGTACGTGAGGGCGAGGTGGACGATGGACCGAATCGCGATGGTCTCCCCAAGTTCGGGATCGTCGACGACAACCGGGCGTTTGACGACCGCGCCGATGCCCAGCACGCCGACCTGCGGCGGCACGAGAATCGGTGTGTCGAACAGAACCCCATGCCGGCCGGCATTCGTCAGTGTGAACGTGCCGCCGGTGAGCTCGTCCGGCGTGACCCGTCCGGCGCGGGCCCGTTCGGCGAGATCCGCGACTCGTTTCGCCAACCCGGCAAGGCTCAGGTCGCCGGCGTTGTGGATGACCGGGAACAGCAGGCCGCGTTCGGTGTCCACCGCGATGCCGAGATTCTCGATGTCGTGGTAGGTGACGGTGCCTGCGTCCGTGTCAATGCTTGCGTTGAGTTTCGGATGCTGCTTGAGCGCTTCAATTGCCGCAAGGGCGAAAAACGGGAAGAAGGATAACCGGACGCCTTCCCGTGCTTCGAAATCCTTCTTCACCGCGTCGCGAAGCCTGGCAATTTTCGTGACATCGGCTTCGACGACCGCGGTGAGTTGAGCGGATGTCCGCAACGATTCGACCGCGCGGGCGGCAATGACGGCGCGCAACCGCGACAGCGGTTCGGTTCGGCCGCGCAGCTGCGGCGCCGTCGCGGATTGGACGGGTTGCTTCGCATACCGCGCCTCTGCGGCCGCCAGTACATCCTGCTTGCGGATTCGACCGCCGACCCCGGTCCCGGTCAGGCGGGTCAAGTCAACACCGTGTTCGGCCGCCAGGCGCCGAACCAACGGTGTGACATAAGGGGTCTCGGCGCTGGGCGCTTCGGTCGGCTCGGGTGGTGCAGCGGCGGCCGCCCCGGGCTGGCTGGGGATTTCCGGGGGTGCCGCCGGGGGCGGTGCCTCGGCCGGGACCGCGGCCGGGGTCGGGGCCGAGGCTTCCGCCGCAGCCGGAGCCGGCCCGGTCATAGCGCCTGGGGGAGCGGCAGACGGGACGGGAGCCGGAGCTGTCACGGCGCCCGGTGCAGCGGCGGCTGCGTCCGGCGTGGAGGCTGCCGGCGGCGCGGGAGCAGCGGCTGTAGCGGCCTCGGGCGGGGGAGCGGCCGCGCCGTCCGCGTCATCGATGACGGCAAGTTCGGCGCCGACCTGCACGGTTTCGTCTTCGCGGACCCGGATTTCGCGGAGCACACCGGATGCCGGCGCGGGAATTTCGGTGTCCACTTTGTCGGTCGAGACTTCGACGAGGGGTTCGTCGGCGACGACGCGGTCACCGGCCTTCTTCAGCCAGCGGGTGACAGTGCCTTCCGTGACGCTCTCGCCAAGGCGGGGCATGGTGACGACGACCGGCATCGGCTGCTCCTCGACGACATCGACTACACCGTGAACCTTCCCTGCTCACCCGTGCACATGCAACGGTTTCCCAGCCAGCGCAAGATGCGCCTCACCGATCGCCTCGCTCTGCGTCGGATGCGGATGAATGAGCTGGGCGACCTCGCTGGGCAGCGCTTCCCAGTTGTAAATGAGCTGGGCTTCGGCGATGAGCTCACCAACCCGGGAACCGACCGCGTGGATGCCGACCACGGGTCCATCCGGTACGGCGACGACTTTGACGGCGCCGGAGGTCCGCAGGATCTGGCTGCGCCCGTTCCCGGCCAGATCGTAGACGAACGTCTTGACCTCGCCGTATTTCTGCCGTGCCGCAGCCTCGGTGAGCCCCACCGATGCGACCTCGGGCTCGGAGTACGTGATACGGGGAACGCCGTCGTAGTCGATCGGCACCGGTGCGAGATTCCCCAGCCGCTCCGCGACGAGAATCCCTTCGGCGAAACCGACATGCGCAAGCTGGAGGGTGGGAATGAGGTCACCCACGGCGGAGATCGTCGGGACGTTGGTCCGGCAATACTCGTCGACGGTGACGAATCCGCGATCCATGCGCACGCCGGCCTCCTCGTAGCCGAGGCCGGCGGAAACCGGTCCGCGGCCGACCGCCACCAGAAGGTATTCAGCTTCCAGTGTCTTTCCGCCGGCGAGGGTGACCGTCACCCCGGTATCCGTGGTTTTCACGGCCTCAAACCGTGCCCCGAGTTCGAAAGTGATGCCGCGGCGCCGGAACGCACGCTCCAGAAGTTTTGAGCTGTCCTCGTCTTCGGTCGGCAGCAAATGCGGCAACATTTCCACGATGGTGACCTCGGCGCCGAACGACCGCCAAATACTGGCGAATTCGACACCGATGACGCCGCCGCCGAGAATAACGACAGATTTCGGGATGCGGTCGAGGGTGAGGGCGTGGTCGCTGGTGATGACGCGTTCGCCGTCAATCTCCAAACCAGGGAGGCTCTTCGGCTGAGAGCCGGTGGCCAGGATGACGTGCCGGCCCTCGTAACGCCGGCCGTCCACCTCAACCGCGGTCGGGGCGGCGAGCCGACCGCTTCCCTCCACGTAGGTGATCTGACGGCTCTTGATGAGGCCCTGCAAACCCCGCCACAGCCGGTTGACGACACCGTTTTTGTACTGGTGGACCGCGTCGACGTCAATTCCCTCGAATGTGGCCCGCACACCGAAAGTCGCGGCTTCCCGCGCCTGGTCGGCAATTTCCGCGGCGTGCAACAACGCCTTCGTCGGAATGCATCCGCGGTGCAGACACGTGCCGCCTACCTTGTCTTTCTCGACCAGTGCGACACGCATGCCGAGCTCCGCGGCGCGCAGTGCCGCTGCGTACCCACCGCTGCCTCCGCCCAGAATGACCAGGTCGAATACGTCGGACTGTTCAGCCACCGCACAAGCTCCTTCTTTGTGAGCGTCCTCTCAGTGAGCCAAGCGGGCCCCGGAGGCGCCGCGCCAGGCGCTCGAGGTCATCCTCGCACGCGCGCAGGAGACCGAGCGGAGGCACCTGGACGCCGGGCCGCCGGCTCGCCCAGCCGCCGATGACCGGCCGGCCGGGCGGAACCGTCCTCGGCGGCCGAAACCACACGTTCGACGAAACGCACCAAGGTGCGCACCCCGAAACCCGTGCCGCCTCTTGGCGTATAACCAAACGGCTCACCCGTGTTGAACGCGGGCCCGGCGATGTCCAGATGCGCCCAGGGGATCGGGCCGTCGTTGCGTCGTCCAACAAATTCCGCGAGAAAAACCCCGGCGGTCAGCATCCCGCCCAGCGGCTCGCCCATATTCGCGATGTCTGCCACCGGTGATTCCAACGCCTTGCGCAGTTCGCGGGGGAGCGGCATCGGCCAGAGTGCTTCTCCCGCAGCGGCCGCTGCGGCAAGGAGTGCGTCGCGGGTCGGATCGTCATTCGCCATCACCGCACCGACCCTCGTGCCAAGGGCGGTAATCTGCGCGCCGGTCAGCGTGGCGATGTCGACGATGACATCCGGCTGCTCCTCGCTCGCCCGCGCCAGGGCGTCAGCCAGCACCAGCCGGCCTTCCGCGTCGGTATTGAGCACCTCGACCGTGGTCCCGCCGTAGGTCCGCAACACGTCCGACGGTCGTTGTGCTGAACCGGACGGCATGTTCTCGGCAAGCGGCAGCCACGCGACCACGTGCGCGGGCACGTTCAGCCGGGCGACAGCCAGGGTGGCGGCGGCGACGGCGGCCGCGCCGGCCATGTCGGATTTCATCACCGGCATCGAGGCGTTTGCCGGCACCAGCGCCGACGGTTTGAGCGACAGGCCGCCGGAATCGAACGTGATTCCCTTTCCGGCGAGGGCAATGCGACGGCGGGCGCGTGGATGCCGGTATTCAAGCCGGACCAATCGCGGCGGGTGAATCGATCCCTGGCCCACCCCGATGAGGCCGCCGTAACCGCCTTGACGGAGAGCGCGCTCGTCGAGCACCGTGACGTCGAGGCCGAGCTCGGCCGCTTCGGCGTCGACCAGCTCCGCGAAACGCTGCGGAAAGAGATCCGCCGGCGGTGTGTTCACCCAGTCCCGGGCCCGGTTGACCGCGCTCGCGAGCAGTTCCGCGCGGGCGACGGCGCGCCGTACCGAGCCGCTGGACCCGCCTGGCAGCAGGATGATCTCCGGGCTCGGGCGCCGTTGCGCGCGGTAGCGGTCGAACGTGTACGCGCCGAGGAGTGCGCCTTCGGCAATGGCGGCGACGGACGCCGAGTGGTCGGCGTCGCCGTCCGGCAGCGCGAGCGCCACCGAGCGGACCGGCAGATCACGCACGGCAGCCCCGGCGGCTTGGCGAAGGGTCTCAACGCTAACGCCTTGACGGGTGCGATCACCCAGCCCGACGACGACCAGCAGCGGCGCCGTGTAACGGGCAGGGGCCGGCAGCCGGAGACATTCCCCAAGCCGGCCTGTTGCGCCGATCCGGCCAAGCGCCGTGGCAATCTCGGCGGCGTGGGGCGGCTCCGGACCGCCGACGACCACCAAGCGGCCCGCCGACGTCCGCTGCGCACCCACGACGACCGCATCGACGCGAAGCTGATCGGGTGGGGCGGTGAAAAAGCGCAACCGGGGCACGGGCGGATGCTATCCCAGGGGCGACGGCCGGGAGCTCTCCGGCGATGAGTAGCCTCGGCCTGCACCGACGGTGACCGCGCGGTCGTGGACCAGCGGAAGCCGCATCGGCGTGAACCGGCGGAAGCCCCTGCTGAGCGGAGAGGGCACGAGCGTGGTCGAACGGATCGTCTTGGTCGGCATGATGGGCGCCGGTAAATCAACCGTCGGCCGGGCACTTGCCGACCGGCTGAACTGGTCGTACCTCGACAACGACGAGGTGGTCGCGAAGCTCACCGGGTTGCCGACCCGCGAGCTCCTTGCCCAGCGGGGTGTCGCGGGGCTGCGCGCCGCCGAGTCCCGGGCCGTCGACGAGGTGCTCGCCGCCCCACCGCCGTTGGTTGCCGGAGCAGCGGCCGGCATTGTCGAAGACGAGGCGGCGTGCGCCCGGCTGCGGGCCGGCGCGTATGTGGTCTACCTGAGGGCCCGGCTCGAGACCCTCGTCGAGCGGGTCACAGGTACCGACCGGCCTTGGCTGGGCGACGATCCGGCTGGTGCGCTACGGCGGCTGTACGCCGGTCGCGAGCCTCGCTACCAACAACTTGCGCACCTCGTGGTCGACGTCGACGACCGGTCCGCCGACGACGTCGCAACAGCGATCATCAACGCGGCTGGGATCGGCGTAGGCCGCTGACCGTCGGGTGCGACCGCGCGTGCCGGCCCGCCGGGCCGGCTGATCGGGTGCCGGCGTTGCGGCCGGCGCTGGCGCGGTCGGCTAGGGGTGGCGGACGTCCAGGATCAGCAGGGCGGCCACCGTGGCCACCTCGCTGATGGCGCCGAGAACGTCACCGGTCACCCCGCCAAGCCGCCGTACCGCCCAGCGGCGGATCACCCAGCCGGACGCGACAGCAGTCACCACCGCGCCGGCGGCGCGGACCGCCGCAAAGGACGAGCCGGCTTCCGGATCCCAGCGCCCGAAGGCCGCAGCAGCAACGACCAGAGCGGCCGTCCAGCCGACTGCCGTCCACTTCGGGACGCTGCCGGCCGCCATCGCGCCCAATCCGGTGGGACGGGCGGCCGGCGTGCGCGGCGTACACCCCCAGAGCATCGCCACCCGGCCGCTGACCACGGAGATCACGAGCGATTGGGTGCCGTGGTGGGCCCGCACCCCCAGCGTGAGCGCGGCGATCTCGATCACGAGCACGAGGATCAGCGCGGCAGCACCGAGTGACCCCAGGCGGGCATCGGCCATGATCTCCAGGGTCCGGTCGCGAGGGGCCCGGCTTGCCCAGCCGTCGACGGTGTCCGCGAAGCCGTCGAGGTGCAATCCTCCGCTGACCAGCGCAGTCGCGGCTATGGCGAGAGCGGACGCCAAGGTGGCCGTCTCGACCGACGTTCCCGCCCCGGGCAGGTCGTGGATCGGGCTTGTGAACGCGACCCGGGCTGCCAGCAGGACCATCGCGCCGACTGCGGCGACCATCAGTCCGACCACAGGGGCCCAGGCCATGGCGGCGCGGACCTGCCGCCGGTCGGGTGGCGGAACCCGGCCGGCCGGGATGGCGGTGAGCAGGCTGACGGCGAGCCGCAATCCGCCGGGTGATCGGGCGGTCACGGTTCCGCGACCGCATTGGAACGGGTCGCACTGGCCCCCGGTGGGTGGTCGGCGCCGGTCGCCGGAGCCGAATCGTCCCGGCTTGCCCCCGGCGGCGGATACCGGCCGCTTACTCCAGCCGAAGCGAAGGTCGCCATGTGGGTGAGCGTAGCCGCCGCGGCCCGCAGTATCGGGACAGCGAGGAGCGCGCCGGTGCCTTCGCCCAGCCGGAGGCCGACGTCCAGGATCGGCGGAAGTCCGAGCTCGGCAAGCGCGATGGCATGCCCGGGCTCGGTCGACCGGTGACCGGCGACCCACCACCGGCGTGCCCCCGGGGTGAGCCGTTCGGCCAGCAGCGCCGCCGCTCCGGTCACCACGCCGTCGAGCACCACCGGCGTACGACGATCAGCGGCCTCGGCAAGAAAACCAGCCATCGCCGCCAGATCTGCCCCGCCGATCGCCGCGACCAGGCGTACCGGGTCGTCCCGCCATGGCGTGCCCCGGCGAATCGCCGCCGTAACCATTGCGCGCTTGCGGGCGAATGCCTGGTCGTCGACGCCGGTGCCGCGGCCGGTAACCTCGCCGGCGGTCCGCCCGGTGAGGACGCCGATGAGCGCTGCCGCCGGAGTGGTGTTGCCGATCCCCATGTCCCCGGCGATCAGCAGGTCCGTACCCGCGTCGATCTCCTCGTCGGCGATGGCCCGGCCGGCCGCCATCGCCGTCACCGCCGTCTCAACGGGAATCGCGTCGGTGACGTCGATCCGTCCGGAGCCGTTCGCGACGTGCCATCGGCGGACGGCGTCCGGCCAGGGGTGATCCCCGGCGACGGACACGTCGGCAACCCGCAGCCGCACCCCGGCCTGGCTCGCGAGGACGTTGGCCGCCGCACCCCCGGCGAGAAAGTTCGCCACCATCTGCGCGGTGACCGCGGGTGGGTACGCCGAGGCGCCGACCTCAGCAACCCCGTGATCACCAGCGAAGATGACCAGCGTGATCCGGTCGAGCGGGTCCGGCGGGCAGCGGCCTTGGACGCCGCAGAGCCAGATCGCCAGCTCTTCGAGGCGGCCGAGGGATCCTGCCGGCTTGGTCAGCTCCGCTTCCCGGCGGCGGGCCGCTTCGATGGCCGTTACATCAAGGTCAGGCGCCGTCCTCACGGGGTCACGTCACCCTTCTGC
Encoded proteins:
- a CDS encoding adenosylcobinamide-GDP ribazoletransferase — its product is MTARSPGGLRLAVSLLTAIPAGRVPPPDRRQVRAAMAWAPVVGLMVAAVGAMVLLAARVAFTSPIHDLPGAGTSVETATLASALAIAATALVSGGLHLDGFADTVDGWASRAPRDRTLEIMADARLGSLGAAALILVLVIEIAALTLGVRAHHGTQSLVISVVSGRVAMLWGCTPRTPAARPTGLGAMAAGSVPKWTAVGWTAALVVAAAAFGRWDPEAGSSFAAVRAAGAVVTAVASGWVIRRWAVRRLGGVTGDVLGAISEVATVAALLILDVRHP
- the cobT gene encoding nicotinate-nucleotide--dimethylbenzimidazole phosphoribosyltransferase, whose protein sequence is MRTAPDLDVTAIEAARRREAELTKPAGSLGRLEELAIWLCGVQGRCPPDPLDRITLVIFAGDHGVAEVGASAYPPAVTAQMVANFLAGGAAANVLASQAGVRLRVADVSVAGDHPWPDAVRRWHVANGSGRIDVTDAIPVETAVTAMAAGRAIADEEIDAGTDLLIAGDMGIGNTTPAAALIGVLTGRTAGEVTGRGTGVDDQAFARKRAMVTAAIRRGTPWRDDPVRLVAAIGGADLAAMAGFLAEAADRRTPVVLDGVVTGAAALLAERLTPGARRWWVAGHRSTEPGHAIALAELGLPPILDVGLRLGEGTGALLAVPILRAAAATLTHMATFASAGVSGRYPPPGASRDDSAPATGADHPPGASATRSNAVAEP